In the genome of Brachypodium distachyon strain Bd21 chromosome 3, Brachypodium_distachyon_v3.0, whole genome shotgun sequence, the window TTAAGGCGAGGCGATACGCACTTCTGACAGAGAATTCGCCTGTTTTTTCAGTGTCATGCGATGATATCTTCAGTCCTATTTTGATGATGAAGTCAACACACGTGCTTAAGTTATCCCCACTGTGTTGAttgagggagtatatatgtaATCAGTGGATAAGTCGATCTGATCTGGAAGCCAAGCCAACAATAATTaataatactcccttcgtcccacTTTATGGGGccttgtttcatttattttgacCGAGCCTTTGAGATCAATTACTTCGTGTACATTTGACTTATGTGTTACATATCATAAGTATAATTAAAtacttttgaatacgaatACGGAATAATATTAATTTATCtcaaaaaagtaaaaataagCCTCGTACAGTGGGACGGAGTATGTGGTTTCTAAATCAAATTAGAAATTCTTCTGACTAAAGACAACCTCGCGAAAGAGGATTTGAACAGGATGCAAAAGATGTTGCTTGCGTGATTCAAAGAAGTATATTCATCATTTATTTATCTCACGTCCATTTACTAAAAACTATACGAAGAATTAACCTCTTTTGTTCCCCGCTACTACAATATGTTTGGAAACGGTTAGATGGGGTTGACAAAAAGATTAAATCTCGCATGTTGGTGGAAgtttctgttttctgtttagCTATTCAGAAGTACTACGGGACTTTTGATTTCTTCCTCTTCAGAATGTCATGCCAATATAACAAACACTTTGAACCAGTTCTGAACTCACGCTCAGTTTGGCAGACTCAGAAATAAAGCTACAAGAATGCAGTTCACACGCTTTCAAGTTGGTTGGTTGTCGAGGTGCTTTCGCCattgcagctgctgcagcaacTGCAACCTTCTCAGTAGCAGCTGCTACAGATGAAAGCTTATATCAACTTAAACGATTTTGATTTCCTAGATAACATCCCCTTGATTGCTCAAGTGCACTGCTGGTTTCCTCCACACTCTACTTTAAGCAGACATTGACATTGCAGTAACAAAAATGTTCAGGAGATTCAATGGTTTGTAAATAGCCAGTATCTAAAAGTTCAGAAACTGAAATACACTTCAAATGCTTTAACTGGAAAGAAATTGTGTGCGAGGATAGCACAACACACACATCATAGCTCACTGAATAAGCATATATATCAACTACAAAGTAGAGGCACATCTAACGTCTACGATTGGATACTGGACCAAGCATTGAGCAACCGAATACATCTAGTCCATGCACCACTTTCTCTTCCGAAGACACAATGCGCTCGGCGGAATCAACTCCTTTGACATAGCACCTGTGCATAGACGAAACAGCATGAATTTTCCATATGAACGAGGCACCAAAAGGTATACAAGGCTACCAGGTATATTTAACAAGCATCAGACAGATCCATGGCTGCATGTGATGCAGGAAGTTGACACCAGATATAACAAGGAGGTACCAATCAGATTACATGAAAAGAACCTACGAATCAAGAAAGAGTACAGGACTTCAAATATATACTTCGCAAACATCCAAATGTGCATTTGGCACAAAGCCACAGCTGGAGTTTCCATGTGTGCAACCTAGAGTGTATACCATAAGAATGTGCTACGCTGAGGTTATGTGGATGTACAAAGAGGCAGATGCAGAGGGACAAGAATAAGGTTAAATAGGATGTAGATGAAGAAAGGATAACATGCAGCAACAAAAAGAACCTGATTAAATACATTCTGACCAGggaaacaaaagcaaaactTTCGTGGTGCATCCATGCAAACAACTTCGGCTTTCATTTATGAGTTGgtaatatttttctataaaaataAAGTTACTTATGCAGAAAGTAATAATAACAACAATATCCTTACTCCTATGATCACTAGCACTATGTGACCAGTGACCTCCTGCCTTCTGTTTGGCCATTCAACTGCAGCAAATCGACAGAACCAAAAATCAATCGTTCCACTAAATTGACTAAGGCAATCTAGAGTGATCTGTGGTACTGAAATATGTTACTAGTTGAAATATCTGTATTTTATTCTACTGATCTGTGGAGTAACCTGTAGTGGATTGTCATCATGGGGCTGACAGAGTTACAACATTGGTTCCAAAACTTCTGTTCGGAGCAGAAACATGGACTGTGGTactttgacaaattttactcATATACaggttaaaaataaaaataaaaataaagaactTAGAAATATATTGACTAAGACCATCAATTGGAAAGGATTTGAACATGCTAGTCACAACCACTCACGGTCATTGGTGAAAGGAGCTAGTTCAAGCCAATCAGTGAGAACTAACTAAATAAACTTAGTAACTCGGGAACAGAGCCCAAGGTCAATATGGATTACTAGAACAATGACACTGAAATTGCTTCCATCTATTAGCCCAGCAATCATAAGGCGATTATATGCATGTCCACAACattagaaataaatatttgttGCTTTCCAAAGCTCAATAAGCTTCCAATTTGCGCACGTAAACTATGCATTAGATTATCAACAGAACACCAATAACATATAGCACTAATTGACCATATAACTGCAAACATGACACATCTGCAGGGCGAATGCTAAGCACGATATAACTTGGCCTAATCCGGAATTAGCATTGGTTGTGATAAATAAGCAGACTGGGACCATATTACTTTGCTGCAACATCTAGGTACCAAATTAAATATGAGTAAGGAAAGAGTAGGATCATATGCTTACCACATCATAGAGTTGGTGCACACAATGATGGTGGGAAGCCAGCATATAGTCGACCAGGAAAGATGGCTTCGCTAAGCTCAGCGAACAACTCGACCTGCAACTGTCATGTCCACCGAAAAATATCCGATATGTAGCTTCTCAACTGAAGATGTGGTGTACGGCTTTTCTAAAAGCAGGTATCCCCCAGCTACACCCATCAGATACCGACGCATTATCGGCAATGGGATGACCTTCTCGGACTGCCATTGGTTATTTCTCAGAACGGAATACGTGAGCGAATATGCGTCATCTTCACTGTCATCACGATCGCACATACTGAGCATCCCAAGCATTCCTTCTGCTGCCTCGACAATGACAAAATGGCTATTTTGCTCTTCTGGTGGGAGGTCAATAGCAGAGAACTCCATCACGTGCACATCAAGCGCAAGCAGCTTATTCGGGAAACGCAATTGCCAATAAAAGTGTCCATGGACGTATTGACAATCTGACAAGCAAGGCTTACATTGTAAAAGTGAAGCTAATGCCTGAGCATTCGACCGGTCAAACGTAAGAGCACGCCATTGTCCACCCGACgagaagatgaggagaacCAGTTTGTTTCGGTGTTGCGCCATGCACATCACTCTAAATGATAAGGGGTCACCGCCATCCTCGCCGGGAGCAAGGAAAGTCTTCATGTCCAGGAAGTCTGGTTTATGGATCAACGCGGTTAGGTCGGCGGGGATAGGCAGCAGCACGTAGCGGCGGTGCACAGGGTCGCACACAGCGAGGTCCCTGACCAAAATTTCGCTGTACTGTAAGTCGGACCCCTCATGCTCCGCGAAGATCCGGATGCCACTTTTGCCTTCTTTGACcgggccgccggcgaggagggctCGCCCTTCGAAGAAATCAAGTCGACTCCACctgcggccggcggtggaggggaggaaggaggagcaggagaagtCGAAGCCAGCgaaggcgcgggcggcggcagcggaggggTGCGGCGGCTGCGCTGGTATAAAGTACTTGCCTATGACGCCGACGAGGGGCGGTAGCAGCGGAGGAACTTGTGGTCGGCGATGACGCGGCGGAAGGCGGCGCAGACCGTGGAGGCGcgggcgaggtcggcggctGCGGGGAGACGGAGGAAGATCTCCTGGAGGAGCTCGCCCGGTACTTGAAGGAACGGTGGCTCCGGCGGTTGTCCTGGGTGGgaggttggcggcggcgccatcggGGTGGCCGGGTTGGTGGAGAGCCGGAGAATTTTGGAACAACTTTATTGGAAATTTGATTGCCAGGATTTGATTACAGGGGAATGCGGATGGGTGATCGGCTGATTTGATGTCATAGATTCGTGCAGgatattttgtttatttttggaCTCGCATTTAATTTTATTGGGTTTTTTAGCGaattggattttgttttgttttttactcgaatttgggttttgtttgtagctgttattttttttaagaaacacaGTACATATAGAGACGTTCACACAAGCACGCATgccactcacccctatgaacgcacgcaTGCACACCTTACTCTTACGAACACCTACGATaaacgcacgcacgcacatcCTACCCTTATGAGCACCTTCGAGAGACTGGTCCGGCACATCACAGTCGCATCAGGTACGTCACTCTCATTTAAAGGACAACGCCGGTTAGGTCCTGAAATAAATTTAGGAAATGCGagcacccatgtcaagtcGGAGACTTGAACCTGGACGAGCTGgttccacaaaaaaaaaacctactTGAGCTACGCTCAGTTCGCttgtgaaagatcggtatggtcgactagaggaggggtgaataggcgactaacaaattttacatttttcttttcacttttaagtatacaagcatcaatacatgggttcactaaaacgtctaaatagTGAACATccctagtatgatgcaatagccgaaaCACAAGCACAAGCAATAGCTAGATAATCAATTAAGCTTTGC includes:
- the LOC104583420 gene encoding uncharacterized protein LOC104583420, whose translation is MRPSPAPDGARRVAAGIHTTQLGSWRPRAAWKAPVGDPLAGGGGQAVEAVRHRTRGARKQREVSSGDYAAEGEEKQVRGSPGERHRSLSPPAPVGGREFLGLLGVIPPIRADHPSAFPCNQILAIKFPIKLFQNSPALHQPGHPDGAAANLPPRTTAGATVPSSTGRAPPGDLPPSPRSRRPRPRLHGLRRLPPRHRRPQVPPLLPPLVGVIGKYFIPAQPPHPSAAAARAFAGFDFSCSSFLPSTAGRRWSRLDFFEGRALLAGGPVKEGKSGIRIFAEHEGSDLQYSEILVRDLAVCDPVHRRYVLLPIPADLTALIHKPDFLDMKTFLAPGEDGGDPLSFRVMCMAQHRNKLVLLIFSSGGQWRALTFDRSNAQALASLLQCKPCLSDCQYVHGHFYWQLRFPNKLLALDVHVMEFSAIDLPPEEQNSHFVIVEAAEGMLGMLSMCDRDDSEDDAYSLTYSVLRNNQWQSEKVIPLPIMRRYLMGVAGGYLLLEKPYTTSSVEKLHIGYFSVDMTVAGRVVR